One Cryptosporidium parvum Iowa II chromosome 5, whole genome shotgun sequence DNA segment encodes these proteins:
- a CDS encoding ferlin like type II membrane associated protein with 5 C2 domains and a transmembrane domain or GPI anchor sequence at the C-terminus, with the protein MLWGHQQAYNVIVEVLEVQNLVWPIDIALTDKKTKIDAKLPNPIVEVTIRNETYHTDSKEATSSCAFNQTFYFQNMMLDSLEFQRSTVEIRVLNQGFFKQELIGMYTGSFEKIYSLPNHRLLKTLVPITIPERPSIPLGYIRLSIYVLGENDLVAPEDSFGYNDDGVGNILTVSSHSVPAPELAITYYHLNFNVHLARDVLLPDYADLSHQEADSYLPSPFVRIVALDNALETEIIRSTPSPVWNETLKFPVGIPCLDDRIVLELWDAYGGGDGPRLVAQTKLSLQDILQSELGPTWLHFYGQTTGLRGSAIDIKAVALNSFNSQGNGEQSQLRILPVTIPNSGFGVLGMFDTKNVTTFPCVAYLGRLLVSASLSRIPNPTPIKTSAQPVEIPKTDPYLFWADIYEISGLGLPSEVYIELSVGSWTYWVIPNFQKKISDSFPLCDKLGRVPDQSFALPEIDMSSDLLIRVYTKDESHSKPLFHSYIRISANEMLRYSSDRPRWYPLLSAAHYGIMVGQDIPYDEAAALSHIKHYGMLLGSFILRKNDPEKQFEYFIPSLSNIQRPPRIKYNLCRWICRAYIFQAIRLPVVESTLPDSLVMVTLGGGTVLTEIIPNTVNPDWHEALVFDAALPDDLSIAQWLNIAILHEDIVLGSAAISPLYIGFMKKSRPEWFVLQTPRTPECKARILCAFELVKIGDMMGNVLFSSLSNQFELNNIENDPNYDLINNFKAWSIPDVTPKYVPCDVHLFLIGIRLRNQNDSNNSIFSMSSSSKPIIQFEFGRDPEKPENRLWVQQATQPIHGGDSGNYNYLKSLCLKCHIPASPIFQTYIEIRILEPANVFGTKCKEFGTAYLHLNHHLPWIEEYHQRSLKTEFQYLPPKLVNKKWLSSGRKFLSKYYRGPWKLWKNKPREILSPKISIRGANSASSIIKSSSRSSLISLPSGEIIENVSINDDSFDFDNLRKEMGDFNEINSNKGIQRNGGGVNDNDDELYCTPEELNNRNLQQNNNEKKYDDQFDDFFDVFYDQSSSVLADTGQFTNNKNGLLVSENNKFDLGIPNVLQDLLFGNDNINKSESSQNNNININNLNQLKELKPFDLMNTAEILSNCLHIGEDESFINDPTLNIPIHDLEALNSCISSMEAYIKPLKNNQKNIKDYEDLENINPYLNMAKSINWGVKSQLYDYSNTKRLYGTNKEQLDLFFSYGLRKSSSNYNMMADIEENMDFFDNNNNNMNDGLLYELDDDENDYQDELNHDYETELDMDELPYDSVPIISANRTGEAEVVGFIKVYCKILSKFSLKNKNSKKSNNEVEDDNNNNNNRNIKNNSENDKVNIQTPIPKLLPLSSRELKEYNERRTSIQQYQQKQIELGGNKNIISLLKTDSQYIDNNSSRLSSISMSSSSSSSSSPSFLTKLHNRRFSLSSFDEGDSVVTYKSRNNSINDDNNIYNINNGNENNYYIMNNDNSSISSVMSNDSYIYDPMLERLKHQILEIPRFKVRVYILTGHGFVPPKQYSRNALISLGGNSGGSNEANWFINVKTGSNTVNNALDGFGDGGGDMLISKGMFEINDSESISKGFSPDFYKSYELDAILPLNALLTITVFHKNKNNNITTLYGRTYIDIEDRFFHPIYQKLILNSESLQPIEIRQLYGVFANDSNCGNNLIQNSVGSLRCWIQVLPPEIAIIRPIYPLNPPTVETCQVRVVIYRLKNIPISKLVNNTGILAFGEPSISLMVKGLMSPNNNTILEQDTDTHWNSSDGTAIFNWRFVFNIPVPCHFPILRLQVWNRGLLVFGDAISECSFDLSSYLMRSRKLNSKVNISRTLINMCHPARPNEKRGEMEIEISILPLSLAESSPVGIGREEPNKDPYLPDVTDHRNYITTSAFGKGFFSATSNVKWGAKLMTWLITAVVIITILSLLIKLFK; encoded by the coding sequence aTGCTATGGGGTCATCAACAAGCATACAATGTTATTGTGGAAGTATTGGAAGTTCAGAACTTAGTTTGGCCAATAGATATTGCTTTAACAGATAAGAAAACAAAGATTGATGCAAAGCTACCAAATCCAATAGTGGAGGTAACAATAAGGAATGAGACCTATCATACGGATTCTAAGGAAGCCACCTCATCATGCGCATTTAATCAGACATTTTACTTCCAAAATATGATGTTGGATTCATTGGAGTTTCAAAGATCAACTGTGGAAATTAGAGTTCTAAATCAAGGTTTTTTTAAACAAGAGTTAATAGGAATGTATACTGGCTCCTTTGAAAAGATATATAGTCTCCCAAATCATAGGTTACTTAAAACTTTGGTTCCAATAACAATACCTGAAAGGCCATCAATACCTTTAGGATATATTCGATTATCAATTTATGTTTTAGGAGAAAATGATTTGGTAGCGCCAGAAGATTCTTTTGGATATAATGATGATGGTGTTGGCAATATATTAACAGTCTCTTCTCACTCAGTCCCTGCTCCTGAGTTAGCAATAActtattatcatttaaattttaatgtCCACTTGGCGAGAGATGTATTGCTTCCAGATTATGCAGATTTATCACACCAAGAAGCAGATAGTTATCTACCAAGTCCATTTGTAAGAATTGTAGCTTTGGATAACGCTTTAGAAACAGAAATTATCAGATCAACTCCATCACCAGTATGGAATGAAACTTTAAAGTTTCCTGTAGGGATTCCATGTCTAGATGATAGAATTGTTTTAGAGCTATGGGATGCTTATGGTGGAGGAGATGGCCCAAGACTAGTAGCTCAAACAAAGTTGAGTTTGCAAGATATCTTACAATCAGAGTTGGGTCCAACTTGGTTGCATTTCTATGGACAAACAACTGGATTGAGAGGTAGTGCAATAGATATTAAAGCTGTGgctttaaattcatttaattctcAAGGTAATGGTGAGCAAAGCCAATTGAGAATTCTTCCAGTAACCATTCCGAACTCAGGATTTGGAGTTTTAGGAATGTTTGATACAAAAAATGTAACAACATTTCCTTGTGTTGCATATTTAGGCCGCTTATTGGTTTCAGCAAGCCTTTCAAGAATACCAAATCCAACTCCCATTAAAACTTCAGCTCAACCTGTTGAGATTCCAAAAACGGAtccatatttattttggGCTGACATTTATGAAATTAGTGGATTAGGACTCCCTTCTGAGgtatatattgaattaagTGTGGGATCATGGACTTATTGGGTGATTCCCAactttcaaaagaaaatctCTGACTCATTTCCTTTATGTGATAAGCTTGGAAGAGTTCCTGATCAGAGTTTTGCTTTGCCAGAAATAGATATGAGCTCAGATTTACTCATTCGAGTATATACAAAAGATGAATCGCATAGTAAACCTTTGTTTCATTCATATATTCGAATCTCTGCTAATGAAATGCTAAGATATTCTTCTGATAGACCAAGATGGTATCCATTATTATCTGCAGCCCATTATGGTATTATGGTAGGACAAGATATACCTTATGATGAAGCTGCTGCTTTATCACATATTAAGCATTATGGAATGTTATTAGGATCTTTCATACTTCGAAAAAATGATCCAGAAAAACAATTTGAGTATTTTATTCCAtcattatcaaatattcaaagacctccaagaattaaatataacttATGTAGATGGATCTGCAGAGcatatatttttcaagCTATAAGACTTCCTGTTGTTGAATCTACTTTACCAGATTCTTTAGTTATGGTTACTTTAGGAGGTGGTACAGTTTTAACAGAAATTATCCCAAATACAGTAAATCCAGATTGGCATGAAGCTTTAGTTTTTGATGCAGCACTTCCTGATGATCTTTCTATTGCACAATGGTTAAATATTGCAATTTTACATGAGGATATTGTTTTAGGTTCTGCTGCAATTTCTCCTTTATATATTGGATTCATGAAAAAGAGTAGACCAGAATGGTTTGTATTACAAACCCCGAGAACACCAGAATGTAAAGCAAGGATATTATGTGCATTTGAACTTGTTAAAATAGGTGATATGATGGGTAATgtcttattttcttcactATCTAATCAGTTTGAGTTGaacaatattgaaaatgatccaaattatgatttaattaataattttaaggCTTGGTCAATTCCAGATGTAACTCCAAAGTATGTTCCATGTGATGTacatttatttctaattggAATAAGATTAAGAAATCaaaatgattcaaataattcaatattttctatgtcatcttcatcaaaaCCAATAATACAATTTGAGTTTGGTAGAGATCCAGAAAAACCAGAAAATAGATTATGGGTACAACAAGCAACACAACCAATACATGGTGGTGATTCTGggaattataattatttaaaaagttTATGTTTAAAATGTCATATACCAGCCTCTCCAATCTTTCAAActtatattgaaataagAATTCTTGAGCCAGCAAATGTATTTGGTACAAAATGTAAAGAATTTGGAACAGCTTATTTACATTtaaatcatcatcttcCATGGATTGAAGAATATCATCAAAGATCATTAAAAACagaatttcaatatttaccTCCAAAATTAGTAAATAAGAAATGGTTAAGTAGTGGTCGAAAATTTTtaagtaaatattatagAGGACCATGGAAATTATGGAAAAATAAGCCTAGAGAAATATTATCTCCAAAAATAAGTATTAGAGGTGCTAATTCAGCATCATCAATTATAAAATCTTCTTCAAgatcatcattaatatcaCTACCTAGTGgtgaaattattgaaaatgttTCAATAAATGATGATagttttgattttgataatttacGTAAAGAAATGGGtgattttaatgaaattaattctaataaaggAATACAAAGAAATGGTGGAGGAgttaatgataatgatgatgaattatATTGTACTCcagaagaattaaataatcgTAATCTtcaacaaaataataatgaaaaaaaatatgatgatcaatttgatgatttttttgatgTATTTTATGATCAATCATCATCAGTATTAGCAGATACTGGTCAatttactaataataaaaatggtTTATTAGtttcagaaaataataaatttgatttagGTATACCTAATGTATTACaggatttattatttggtaatgataatataaataaaagtgAATCAagtcaaaataataatattaacattaataatttaaatcaattaaaagaattaaaaccTTTTGATTTGATGAATACTGctgaaatattatcaaattgtCTTCATATTGGAGAGGATGaatcatttattaatgatccaacattaaatattccaatacATGATTTAGAAGCATTAAATTCTTGTATTTCATCAATGGAGGCTTATATTAAACCTTTGAAAAACAatcaaaagaatattaaagattatGAAGATTTAGAGAATATTAAtccatatttaaatatggcaaaaagtattaattgGGGTGTAAAGTCTCAATTATATGATTATTCTAATACAAAAAGATTGTATGGTACAAATAAAGAACAAttggatttatttttttcttatgGATTAAGAAAGAGTTCaagtaattataatatGATGGCAGATATAGAAGAGAATATGgatttttttgataataataataataatatgaatgaTGGATTATTATATGAActtgatgatgatgaaaatgattatCAAGATGAATTGAATCATGATTATGAAACAGAATTAGATATGGATGAGCTACCTTATGATTCTGTTCCAATTATATCAGCAAATAGAACAGGTGAAGCAGAAGTTGttggatttattaaagtatattgtaaaatattatcaaagttttctttaaaaaataaaaatagtaaaaaatcaaataatgaagttgaagatgataataataataataataatagaaatattaaaaataattctgaaaatgataaagtaaatattcaaaCACCAATACCAAAGTTATTACCATTATCTTCAAGggaattaaaagaatataatgaaaGAAGAACAAGTATACAACAATATCAACAGAAACAGATAGAATTAGGAGGAAATAAGAAtataatatcattattaaaaactGATTCACAATATAtagataataattcttcaagactatcatcaatttcaatgtcatcatcatcatcatcatcatcatctccTTCTTTTTTGACTAAATTACATAATAGAAgattttcattatcatcTTTTGATGAAGGGGATAGTGTTGTTACATATAAAAGtagaaataatagtattaatgatgataataatatttataatataaataatggaaatgaaaataattattatataatgaataatgataatagtTCAATAAGTTCAGTAATGAGTAATGATAGTTATATTTATGATCCAATGTTGGAAAGATTAAAACatcaaatattagaaattcCACGTTTTAAAGTACgtgtatatatattaacaGGACATGGATTTGTTCCACCAAAACAATACTCTAGAAATgcattaatttcattaggTGGAAATTCTGGTGGTAGTAATGAAGCTAATTGGTTTATTAATGTAAAAACAGGTTCAAATACAGTTAATAATGCTTTAGATGGATTTGGTGATGGAGGAGGAGATATGCTAATATCAAAAGGAAtgtttgaaattaatgattcaGAAAGTATATCAAAAGGTTTTTCACCAGATTTCTATAAATCTTATGAGTTAGATGCAATTTTACCATTAAATGctttattaacaataacAGTATTTcataagaataaaaataataatataacaACATTATATGGTAGAACATATATAGATATAGAAGATCGCTTCTTTCATCcaatatatcaaaaattaatattaaattcagaATCATTACAACCAATTGAAATAAGACAATTATATGGTGTTTTTGCAAATGATTCAAATTgtggaaataatttaatacaaaattcAGTAGGGAGTTTGAGATGTTGGATTCAGGTATTACCACCAGAAATAGCAATAATAAGACCAATATATCCATTAAATCCTCCAACAGTGGAAACATGTCAAGTTAGGGTTGTAATATATAGGTTAAAAAATATAcctatttcaaaattagtCAATAATACAGGTATATTAGCATTTGGTGAACCATCAATATCGTTAATGGTAAAAGGATTAATGTcaccaaataataatacaatattaGAGCAAGATACAGATACACATTGGAATAGTAGTGATGGTACAGCAATATTTAATTGGAGatttgtatttaatataCCAGTACCATGCcattttccaatattacGTTTACAAGTATGGAATAGAGGATTATTAGTATTTGGAGATGCAATATCAGAATGTTCATTTGATTTATCAAGTTATTTAATGAGATCAAGAAAATTGAATAGTAAAGTAAATATTAGTAgaactttaataaatatgtGTCATCCAGCTAGACCAAATGAAAAGAGAGGAGAGATGGAAATTGAGATATCAATATTACCTTTATCATTAGCAGAATCATCACCAGTTGGAATAGGTAGAGAGGAGCCAAATAAAGATCCATATTTACCAGATGTAACAGATCATAGAAATTATATAACAACAAGTGCATTTGGTAAAGGATTCTTTTCAGCTACTTCAAATGTGAAATGGGGAGCAAAGTTGATGACTTGGTTAATTACAGCagtagtaataataacaatattatcattattaataaaactaTTTAAATAG
- a CDS encoding ARF GTPase activating protein: MSLIFDETELIERLRSFQKSCIENRKCANCNEIGPNYVCINFGTFVCSVCSGIHREFNHKVKGISLSKWKFDEIRLICSLGNKKDFLTFLGNRDFNSLGPPPNSNNHLILKEFIRNKYINRIWINQSLYNLYYLNLSSIQDSLPKSQTNNSKNPYKTFQPNNITEYEHKNYDNSNLNAKKNFIDRNPFSFIN, translated from the exons ATGAGTCTTATCTTTGATGAAactgaattaattgaaagaTTGAGATCTTTTCAGAAAAGTTGTAtagaaaatagaaaatgtGCTAATTGTAATGAAATTGGACCCAATTATGTatgtattaattttggaaCATTTGTATGCTCAGTATGCTCTGGTATTCA CCGGGAGTTTAATCATAAAGTTAAAGGAATATCCCTATCTAAATGgaaatttgatgaaataaGACTTATATGTAGTCTTGGAAACAAA AAAGATTTCTTAACATTTCTTGGAAATAGAGATTTTAATTCTCTAGGACCTCCAccaaattctaataatcatttaatcctcaaagaatttattagaaaCAAATACATTAATCGTATTTGGATTAATCAATCTCTATATAATCTTtactatttaaatttatcatcAATCCAAGACTCACTTCCTAAATCCCAAACCAATAACTCTAAAAATCCATACAAAACATTTCaaccaaataatattaccGAATATGAACATAAAAATTACGAcaattctaatttaaatGCTAAAAAAAACTTCATTGATAGAAACCCTTTTTCATTCATTAACTAG